The DNA sequence TTGAACCCTTGAACCTTCTTTTATTATCCCCTTAAGTTTCCCCCCCATCCACCGATAAAGTCTCAGGAGGATGATATGATCGACCCTGTTTCTTCCCTCATGAGCTACGTCATGACCCGCAATGAGGCCGCAATGTCCCTCGCAAAGAGTCGGATCGAGGCCGAGGCGGCGGTTGCACAGGTCATCGCGGAGGCTGCAAAGAACATAGAGCGCATCACCG is a window from the Syntrophorhabdus sp. genome containing:
- a CDS encoding putative motility protein, giving the protein MIDPVSSLMSYVMTRNEAAMSLAKSRIEAEAAVAQVIAEAAKNIERITEASSSSASPFVGSNIDIYV